The following nucleotide sequence is from Alistipes sp. ZOR0009.
CAGGAGTTCCACTTTCGCCAAACTTATCGTTAACAGCCACAAACTCCATCGGAGTTGGCAAATGCTGTGCCAATACCTGTGCAACGCTCTCTCCTAAACCTCCTGCAATAAGATGCTCTTCGGCAACAACGCAAGCACGCGTTTTCTTTACAGATCCGAGGATTGCTGCTGCATCAAGAGGTTTGATGGTATGAATGTTTATCAGCTCAACGCTAATGCCTTGTGATTCGAGCATCTCTGCGGCTTCGATGGACTTCCATACGAGGTGACCGGTAGCGATAATGGTAACATCCGTACCTGAATTTAGCATTAGCGCCTTGCCTATCTCGAATTTTTGATCAGCAGGGGTAAAGTTTGGCACTACAGGACGGCCAAAGCGAAGGTAAACAGGTCCCTGATACTCTGCCGCAGCAATTGTTGCCGCCTTTGTTTGGTTAAAGTCGCATGGATTGATAACAACCATATTAGGGAGCATCTTCATTAACCCGATATCTTCCATAATTTGGTGGGTAGCCCCATCCTCTCCTAAGGTGATACCTGCGTGAGAAGCCGCAATTTTCACGTTGGTATTAGAGTAGGCAACCGATTGGCGAACCTGGTTGTACACCTCGCCAGTAGCAAATGCAGCAAAAGTTCCTGCGAAAGGAATTTTCCCGCCAACCGCTAAACCGGCAGCCATACCCATCATGTTAGCTTCTGCGATACCTGTTTGCACAAAACGTTCTGGATGCTTTGCCACGAAAGCGTCCATCTTGAGCGAGCCTATAAGGTCGGCACAAAGCGCAACCACGTTAGGATTAGTATCTCCAAGTATTTCGAGCGCAGCACCAAATCCCGAGCGGGTATCCTTGCTGCCTGTATTTTCGTATTTAATCATCGTGCGAGTCCTGTTGAAAGATTAATAGTCACCAAGAGTTTCCTCTAGCTGAGCAAGCGCCTTTTCTGTTTGTTCGGCATTTGGAGCCTTACCGTGCCAAGCGTGGGTTCCCATCATGAAGTCAACCCCGAAGCCCATTTCTGTCTTCATAAGGATAACAACAGGCTTTCCTTTTCCGGTTGCAGCAATGGCGTTTTCGATACCAGCAACCACCTCTTCCATGTTGTTTCCGTCCATTGTATGAACGTCCCAACCAAAAGCATCCCACTTAGCAGCAAGGTTACCTAACGATAAAACCTTATCTACAGGACCGTCAATTTGCTTGCCGTTGTAATCAACCGTTGCAATAAGGTTATCCACCTTATTAGCCGCAGCAAACATGGCCGCCTCCCAAACCTGACCTTCCTGAAGCTCGCCATCGCCATGAAGCGTAAAGACCAACGACTTGTCGCCGTTCATCCTCTTCGAAAGAGCGGTACCTACCGCAACCGACAATCCCTGTCCTAGAGAACCAGAGGCTACTCTTACGCCAGGGAGCTTCTTTTCGGGAGTTGGGTGCCCCTGAAGACGCGCACCTAGCTTACGGAAAGTTGCCAGCTCGTCTACTCCAAAATAGCCGGTACGTGCCAAAACGCTATACCAAACTGGAGAAATATGCCCATTTGAAAGGTAGAACACATCTTGATTTTCCGCATTATATCGAAAATCCTTAGGGTCACTTTTTAAGAAATTCATGTAAAGGGCGGTTAAGAAATCCGCACACCCTAATGAACCACCAGGATGCCCCGAATTTGCCCCATGAACCATACGAATGATATCTCTACGAACCTGAGTTGACATCCGTTTTAGCGCTGCAATATCTGCCATGAAAGGACTATTTTAAGAGAGTAAACTATTCATAAAATGTTAAAATACTGGGCGCAAAGTTAACTGAATTAGCTGTATAAACCAGCTAATCTTTAGTAATTTTAGAGAAAAACCGACCTTTTAATTGAGGTATACCAAGGGTTCTCTGTTTTTTACACTAAATTTGCCCCTCAATAATTCAATACTATTACGTTAATTTACAATGGCATTACAATGTGGTATTGTAGGGCTTCCCAATGTTGGAAAATCGACCCTATTCAACTGCCTTTCGAACGCTAAAGCACAAGCTGCAAACTTTCCTTTTTGCACCATCGAGCCTAACGTTGGCGTTATTACCGTTCCAGACGAGCGCTTAATCAAGCTGGCCTCCATAGATAAACCGCTAAAGATTGTTCCTGCAACCGTTGAGATTGTGGACATTGCAGGGCTTGTAAAGGGCGCCAGCAAGGGTGAAGGTCTCGGCAATAAGTTCTTGGCCAACATCCGCGAAACGGATGCAATCCTACACGTGCTACGTTGCTTCGACGACGAAAACGTTACCCACGTTGACGGATCGGTAAACCCCGTTCGCGACAAGGAAATTATTGACACAGAGCTGCAGCTGAAGGATCTTGAGACCATCGAGACGCGCATTGGTCGTGTTGAGAAGATGGCCAAAACGGGCAACGACAAAAACGCCAAAAAGCTATACGAGATTTTAGTCAAGTATAAGGGCATCCTCGAAACAGGCCGCTCAGCACGCGTGCTAGAGCTCGACGAGAACGAGCAAGTGCTCTGTGCCGACCTACACCTGCTAACCAACAAGCCAGTTCTTTACGTTTGTAACGTAGATGAAGCTAGCGCTGTTAGCGGAAACAAGTACGTAGAGATGGTTCGCGAAGCGGTTAAGGAAGAAAACGCACAGCTTCTTGTTGTAGCAGCTAAGACCGAAGCCGAAATTGCCGAACTAGACACCTACGAGGAGCGCC
It contains:
- a CDS encoding transketolase family protein, yielding MIKYENTGSKDTRSGFGAALEILGDTNPNVVALCADLIGSLKMDAFVAKHPERFVQTGIAEANMMGMAAGLAVGGKIPFAGTFAAFATGEVYNQVRQSVAYSNTNVKIAASHAGITLGEDGATHQIMEDIGLMKMLPNMVVINPCDFNQTKAATIAAAEYQGPVYLRFGRPVVPNFTPADQKFEIGKALMLNSGTDVTIIATGHLVWKSIEAAEMLESQGISVELINIHTIKPLDAAAILGSVKKTRACVVAEEHLIAGGLGESVAQVLAQHLPTPMEFVAVNDKFGESGTPEELMKKYHLEAEDVVDAAKRVIARK
- a CDS encoding transketolase — protein: MADIAALKRMSTQVRRDIIRMVHGANSGHPGGSLGCADFLTALYMNFLKSDPKDFRYNAENQDVFYLSNGHISPVWYSVLARTGYFGVDELATFRKLGARLQGHPTPEKKLPGVRVASGSLGQGLSVAVGTALSKRMNGDKSLVFTLHGDGELQEGQVWEAAMFAAANKVDNLIATVDYNGKQIDGPVDKVLSLGNLAAKWDAFGWDVHTMDGNNMEEVVAGIENAIAATGKGKPVVILMKTEMGFGVDFMMGTHAWHGKAPNAEQTEKALAQLEETLGDY
- the ychF gene encoding redox-regulated ATPase YchF encodes the protein MALQCGIVGLPNVGKSTLFNCLSNAKAQAANFPFCTIEPNVGVITVPDERLIKLASIDKPLKIVPATVEIVDIAGLVKGASKGEGLGNKFLANIRETDAILHVLRCFDDENVTHVDGSVNPVRDKEIIDTELQLKDLETIETRIGRVEKMAKTGNDKNAKKLYEILVKYKGILETGRSARVLELDENEQVLCADLHLLTNKPVLYVCNVDEASAVSGNKYVEMVREAVKEENAQLLVVAAKTEAEIAELDTYEERQMFLEEIGLKESGVARLIKAAYALLDLETYFTTGQKETHAWTYKRGSKAPQAAGVIHTDFEKGFIRAEVIKYNDFVTLGSETACKEAGKLSVEGKEYVVQDGDIMHFRFNV